In the Carboxydothermus hydrogenoformans Z-2901 genome, TTTCATGGTATGAAGCTTAAAGGCAAACCTGTTAAGACCATCGTTCGCGGTAAACTCGTTTATGACGATAAGAACGGTATTGTTGGTAAGCCAGGATACGGTCAATTCGTAAAGCGGCAAACGATTTCTAAATTAGAACGCTGGATTAAGTTTTAACCTGTAAAAAGGTTAAAAATATCATTACGAATTATCAAAGGAGGAGAAAATATGAAAGGTGACAGACACTGTATAGTTATCATTGACATGTTAAACGACTTCATTGGACCCAATGCTCCTTTAAGATGCCCCGATGGGGAAAAAATCGTTCCCAACTTGCAAAAGCTTGTAGAATTTGCCCACGAAAACGGTATTAACGTTGTTTTTGTGCAGGAAGCACACCGGAAAAACGATGCTGACTTTAGAGTACGTCCGGTTCATGCTGTTAAAGGTACGTGGGGTTCTGACTTTATTCCGGAACTTCGTCCCGATGAAGAAAAAGGTGATTACATTGTGCAAAAGCGCCGTCACAGTGCTTTTGCTTACACTGACTTAGACCTCTACCTCAGAGAAGAAAAAATCGACACCGTAGTAGTTACCGGTGTATGGACCAACGTTTGCGTAAGAAGCACCGCTTCCGATGCTCTTTATCATGCTTACAACGTAATTGCCATATCCGACTGTTGCGCTTCTGCTAACGAAGAAATGCATCAAGCAGGCTTGAGAGACATGGCGTTGTTTGCCGAAGTTATGACTTTAGAAGAATACATGAAAGAATGGCCCAATCGGGAAGGTGCCAAGAAGTAACTGTCTTTTAAGGGAAAGGTCTAAATTGGGCCTTTCCCGTCTTTACATTCTAAGGAGGCTTTTTTAAATGCGCATTGTAGTAGGGGTAACCGGGGCAAGTGGGGCCATTTACGGCTATACGCTAATCCAGGTACTGGCCCAGATGGGGATTGAAGTTCATGCGGTTTATACCGAAATGGGTGAGAAAGTTTTAAATCACGAATGCGGTGTTGATTTGGCGGAAGTCGCTAAATATGCCCGGCTGTACCATAATTCCGACCTGTTTGCCCCGATTGCCAGCGGGTCGTTTAAAACCCAGGGGATGGTGGTGGTTCCCTGCTCCATGCATACCCTGGGAGCGATGGCCAACGGTACGGGAGAGGATTTATTAACCAGGGCCGCGGATGTTACTTTAAAGGAAGGTCGGAGGTTAGTAGTTGTACCGCGGGAAACTCCGGTGACCGTTATACATCTGGAAAATATGCTCCGCTTGTCCAGGGTGGGGGCAGTAATTTTACCTGCTTCTCCGGCGTTTTACTTTGGTCCCCAGACCTTAAGCGATTTGGTGGCTTTCATAATAGGGAAAATTTTAGATGCCCTTGCAATTGAACACAATTTGTTTAAACGCTGGGGGGAGTAGTACGAGAGGAGGTTTTAACTTTTGGCAGCATCGCTGAGGAGTTTTTTAGAGCAATTAAAACGGCAAAACTCATTATATTTAGTGAAAAAACCGGTAAACCCCAGATTTGAACTGGGAGCACTCCTGAAAAAAACCAAGGGAACTGTTCCCATGTTTTTTCAAAACATTGAAGGCTACGATGTACCGGCGGTAGGTGGCATTGTTGGTACCAGGGAAAATTTTGCTCAAGCTTTAAGGATAAACAAATCCGAGTTGTTAGCCAAAATAACCGAAGCAATCACTAATCCTGGTGAAACCCGGTTACTGCCGTCCGGTCCGGTACAGGAAAATGTCTTGACCAAAGGTTTTGATATCGGAAAAATGTTTCCAATTCCTACTTTTCACGAAAAAGATTCCGGAGCGTTTATAACAGCGGGTATCGTTGTAGCCAAAGATCCCATTTACGGACGGCGTTTTACCTCTATTCGCCGGATGCAGTTAAACGGACCCAACAACTTGAGCATTTTAATTGAATCGCCGGGGTTAATTGAACAATACTATGAATTTGAAAGACGTGGCCAGGCCATGGAAGTGGCCATAGTTTTGGGTGTTCACCCGGCCATAACTTTATCCAGCCAACTTCCGACCCAAACCTTTGGTTTAGATAAGTACAATGTGGCCAGCCGGCTCATAGGCGAGCCGCTTCCGGTGGTAAAATGCAAAACAATTGATTTAGAAGTTCCGGCCGATGCGGAAATAGTGCTGGAAGGACGGATGTTACCGTATGTTCGTCATCCCGAAGGACCCTTTGGCGAATTAATGGGCTACTACGGACCGCAAACAATGCAGCCGGTGGTGGAGGTCACCGCGGTAACCTTCAGAAACAACCCGATTTTCCAAGTTATCTTCCCTTCTAGCTACGAACATAAATTACCAAATGCTTTGATGCGGGAAGTAGTCTTATTTAACCACGTTCGCCATGTGGTTCCAACGGTTCAAGATGTTCACCTAACCATGGCCGGCGGTGGACGCTGCCATGCGATTATTTCCATTAAAAAGACGGCCGAAGGGCAAGGAAAGCAGGCAATTTTTGCAGCTCTGGCCAGCAATAAGGATGTTAAACACGTAGTGGTGGTTAATGACGATGTAGATATCTTTGATCCGGAAGATGTAGAATGGGCCATTGCCACCAGGGTGCAAGCGGATCAGGATATAATAATTATCCCCGGGGCGCAGGGGACGCCACTGGAGCCATCCCACAATTTAAGAGGGGTATCGGCCAAAATGGGAATTGATGCGACCTATCCCCTGGCGGAAGAAGAACGATTTGCCCGGACTCAGATTCCGGGATATGACCAAATCCGGTTGGAAGATTACTTAACCCTGGACTGGTAGGAGGTAATGTTTAATGGGTAATGCAATTGGCTTTGTTGAAACCCGGGGGCTTACAGCAGCAATTGAAGCAGCGGATGCGATGGTGAAAGCGGCCAATGTTCGAATTATTGAATACCGGGTGGTTGGCTCAGGCCTGGTGAATATTACAGTGCAAGGAGATGTAGCGGCGGTAAAAGCGGCGGTGGATGCCGGTGTGGCAGCGGCGCAAAAAGTGGGAGAAATAGTATCCTTTAACGTTATCCCCAGACCCCATGAAGAAATGCTGAAGGTTATACCCGTGATATAAAGGGGTGAAAAAGTTTGGAAAACCTTGTAGATAAAATTGTGTCTGAGGTTTTAAATCGGCAGAGCCGAGAAATTACTACGATTGTTAGCCAACCTAATATAAGCCGTCCCAATTATCAGCGGGAAAAAGGAAAGGAACGGCTTTTAGGAATTAAAGCAACGGAAAGTAGCAATAAAGCAGGTCAATCCTTTGTTCCTCAGTTAAATCCCAGCGGAACCCTTTTTACCATTTCCATGAAACCACCGGCGAAAATTAATACTGGATACACGCCCGTGGACGAGCAAAAAGAAGTTAAAGCTGAAGTTAGGAATTCGGAAATTACGGAGAAAAGTTTTGGGCAAGCAAAATTTATCGGGGTTTCGGCGGGAAACACCGTTGGTTACGTAATTCCCAATCTTGAACCGGGGCTTAGCCAATACCTCCAGGCTAACAGAAGCTTAAGAGCTATTGGGGTAATTAGCTCCCGGGTTGGGGCTGCGGCGCAAATCATGGCAGCCGATGAAGCGGTCAAGAAGACCAATTCCGAATTAATTCGGTTAGAGCTTGCCCGTGATGAATTAGGTGGTCCGGGACATGGAGTATTTGCCCTTTTTGGGGCAGAAGATGTGGCAGATGTTATCCGGGCAGTGGAAATTGCCCTCAAGGCCACGGAAGAGTACTACCAGAACATAAAAAATACGCCGGCAGGAAAAATTGAAACCCATTACACGGCTCGCGCAGCGGCAGCATTAAACAAGGCTTTTGGGGCGCCGTTAAATCAGGCCTTTGGCATTATTATAGGGGCTCCGGCAGGGGTAGGATTATTGATGAGTGATACCGCCTTAAAAACTGCCCATGTGACCATGGTATCGTTCTGGGGGCCCTCGGTAGTTCAGGCTTTTGCCAACGAGGTATGGTTTACAGTAACCGGCGATTCAGCAGCGGTTAAAAATGCCTTAGAAGCAGCTCGGGAAGTTGGATTGCAGGTTTTGGCGGAATTTAGGGCTTAAAGGAGGTTTATTCGATGAATAAAGCCCTTGGTCTAATTGAAGCAATTGGTTACTCTACCGCTATGACGGCTTTAGATGCTGCTGTAAAAGCTGCCAACGTTACCTTTTTGGGCTTTGAACGGGTTATAGGGGCTGGAAAAAAAATTTCCGTTACCATAAAGCTTGAAGGGGAGGTTGCGGCGGTAAAAGCTGCGGTTGATGCAGGTGTTGCGGCGGCTCAAAGAGTGGGCGAAGTTTTAACTTCGCATGTAATTCCTCGACCCCATCAGGAGTTAGATAAAATCATTTTTAGCAGTGAAACCCAAGAATCGTTGTTAAAGCCTAAAAATCCTGCGGAAAAAAATAAGGATAATAAAAAATCTAAGTAAAAATTTTAAGGAGGTAATTTAATCATGGGTGAAGCTTTAGGTTTAATTGAAACTAAAGGTTTAGTGGCGGCGATTGAAGCGGCGGACGCGATGGTCAAGGCTGCCAATGTTACTATTGTTGGCTATGAAAAAATTGGCTTTGGTCTTGTCACCATTATGGTGCGGGGCGATGTAGGTGCGGTCAAAGCTGCTACCGATGCCGGGGCTGCTGCTGCCCAGAAGGTTGGCGAGCTGGTAGCGGTACACGTCATTCCGCGGCCACACACTGAAGTTGAAACGCAAATTTTAGCCAAAATTCAAGGGAAATAGTCCGGGAGTGATCCCGGTACTATCCCCTGCCTTGTTAGGAGGGGTTAGGTGGAGCTCGAACAAAAACTTAACTTGTTAAATGATTTAATTGTCAGAGAAATAGTAAATCCGCTGCCACCACCCTATAAAGTTGGCGTTGACCTCGGAACTGCAGATATCGTTTTGGTGGTCACCGACCAGGAAGGAATACCTGTTGCTGGAGCATTAAAGTGGGCCAGTGTGGTTAAAGATGGCTTGGTGGTCGATTACATCGGAGCAATTCAGATTGTGCGGGAACTAAAAGCCAAAGTGGAAAGGCTTTTAGGGAGTGAACTTTTTCAAGCAGCCACGGCCATTCCTCCGGGAACTGTAGGTCGGAATGCTGAAGCTTGTGGTCATGTAGTTGCCGGGGCCGGATTGGAGCTGGTAACACTGGTGGATGAGCCGGTAGCTGCCGCACGGGCCCTTGGGATAAATGATGGTATTGTAGTAGACATAGGTGGCGGTACCACCGGTATTGCGGTAATTGAAAAAGGGAAAATTACCGCAACCTTTGATGAACCAACAGGAGGAACTCATCTTTCCCTGGTCTTAGCAGGAAGTTACAAGATTCCTTTTGAGGAAGCAGAAACCATCAAAAAAGATTTTAGCCGTCATCGGGAAATTATGCCGGTAGTCCGTCCA is a window encoding:
- a CDS encoding cysteine hydrolase family protein, which translates into the protein MKGDRHCIVIIDMLNDFIGPNAPLRCPDGEKIVPNLQKLVEFAHENGINVVFVQEAHRKNDADFRVRPVHAVKGTWGSDFIPELRPDEEKGDYIVQKRRHSAFAYTDLDLYLREEKIDTVVVTGVWTNVCVRSTASDALYHAYNVIAISDCCASANEEMHQAGLRDMALFAEVMTLEEYMKEWPNREGAKK
- a CDS encoding UbiX family flavin prenyltransferase, with the protein product MRIVVGVTGASGAIYGYTLIQVLAQMGIEVHAVYTEMGEKVLNHECGVDLAEVAKYARLYHNSDLFAPIASGSFKTQGMVVVPCSMHTLGAMANGTGEDLLTRAADVTLKEGRRLVVVPRETPVTVIHLENMLRLSRVGAVILPASPAFYFGPQTLSDLVAFIIGKILDALAIEHNLFKRWGE
- a CDS encoding UbiD family decarboxylase; this translates as MAASLRSFLEQLKRQNSLYLVKKPVNPRFELGALLKKTKGTVPMFFQNIEGYDVPAVGGIVGTRENFAQALRINKSELLAKITEAITNPGETRLLPSGPVQENVLTKGFDIGKMFPIPTFHEKDSGAFITAGIVVAKDPIYGRRFTSIRRMQLNGPNNLSILIESPGLIEQYYEFERRGQAMEVAIVLGVHPAITLSSQLPTQTFGLDKYNVASRLIGEPLPVVKCKTIDLEVPADAEIVLEGRMLPYVRHPEGPFGELMGYYGPQTMQPVVEVTAVTFRNNPIFQVIFPSSYEHKLPNALMREVVLFNHVRHVVPTVQDVHLTMAGGGRCHAIISIKKTAEGQGKQAIFAALASNKDVKHVVVVNDDVDIFDPEDVEWAIATRVQADQDIIIIPGAQGTPLEPSHNLRGVSAKMGIDATYPLAEEERFARTQIPGYDQIRLEDYLTLDW
- a CDS encoding BMC domain-containing protein — translated: MGNAIGFVETRGLTAAIEAADAMVKAANVRIIEYRVVGSGLVNITVQGDVAAVKAAVDAGVAAAQKVGEIVSFNVIPRPHEEMLKVIPVI
- the pduB gene encoding propanediol utilization microcompartment protein PduB; its protein translation is MENLVDKIVSEVLNRQSREITTIVSQPNISRPNYQREKGKERLLGIKATESSNKAGQSFVPQLNPSGTLFTISMKPPAKINTGYTPVDEQKEVKAEVRNSEITEKSFGQAKFIGVSAGNTVGYVIPNLEPGLSQYLQANRSLRAIGVISSRVGAAAQIMAADEAVKKTNSELIRLELARDELGGPGHGVFALFGAEDVADVIRAVEIALKATEEYYQNIKNTPAGKIETHYTARAAAALNKAFGAPLNQAFGIIIGAPAGVGLLMSDTALKTAHVTMVSFWGPSVVQAFANEVWFTVTGDSAAVKNALEAAREVGLQVLAEFRA
- a CDS encoding BMC domain-containing protein, encoding MNKALGLIEAIGYSTAMTALDAAVKAANVTFLGFERVIGAGKKISVTIKLEGEVAAVKAAVDAGVAAAQRVGEVLTSHVIPRPHQELDKIIFSSETQESLLKPKNPAEKNKDNKKSK
- a CDS encoding BMC domain-containing protein, with the translated sequence MMGEALGLIETKGLVAAIEAADAMVKAANVTIVGYEKIGFGLVTIMVRGDVGAVKAATDAGAAAAQKVGELVAVHVIPRPHTEVETQILAKIQGK
- the eutJ gene encoding ethanolamine utilization protein EutJ, yielding MELEQKLNLLNDLIVREIVNPLPPPYKVGVDLGTADIVLVVTDQEGIPVAGALKWASVVKDGLVVDYIGAIQIVRELKAKVERLLGSELFQAATAIPPGTVGRNAEACGHVVAGAGLELVTLVDEPVAAARALGINDGIVVDIGGGTTGIAVIEKGKITATFDEPTGGTHLSLVLAGSYKIPFEEAETIKKDFSRHREIMPVVRPVIEKMALIVKEVIKNYDQTLPVYVVGGTAYLTGFSEEFSRFLGKEVQVPIHPLLVTPLGIALFG